The Rosa rugosa chromosome 1, drRosRugo1.1, whole genome shotgun sequence genomic sequence ACTCTAAGTTCAATAATATTAGGCTGGCATAGTAGTTTTGTTAAGACAATCCAAGACAGCTTTGAGGAATTTAGTCCTCTTGCATGTTTTCAGGTGCATTTTGGTTGATACAAAGAGTAGGGCTTTTGAGGGAAAATCATTTAGTCTTGGTATTGAGATGGCAGCTCTTGATGTAGCTCTATGACTGGTCTACCATGATGCTACCAGCCTCTTTAATTTATTAAATTTAATTTATCATTGGTATATCTTCTGGACTCAAGTCACTTGTATGGTAGGGTTGCACCCCCTTAGCACATTTATGATAAACTCTTATCACTTATTAACTAGATTCTTATGCAAAATTTATGCTTTGGTTTCAGAATTCTGTGAGACGACTTTGTGCATGGAGAGATTTGATGGTTAGTATTACTTTTTCTTGAAGTTTGACTACCACGAATGACGCTGAATAGTTATATATAGATATTCAAACTCTGTTGGTCACTTATAGAAATGAAAATGATGAACGTATACAAATGGTCTTTTTGAAAATCTCTTTTGTTGTACACATAATAATCATGTGGCCCTTACTTCCTTTCCAGGCTCGTGTACATGATGAGAGCTTGAGATATGTAATATCAGATCAGGCTATTGTTGCCCTTGCAGAAAAAGCTCCAACTAACCCTGCAGACATGTTAACCACCTTTGCAGAAGCTGATGATAATGTGGATTCGAGTTTCAATTCTGGCCTCTCATCTCCCTCTCCTGTGGTCTGCAGTCATTTGAATGATTTTCATTATCTGCTCCAGAACAAAGCAGGCAATCCTGATGATCTCTTACCCATGATTCTTCAGAACTGCCTGGGTCAAAAAGGGAGTTGCCCACTGTCTGTCTTCAACTATGCTTTACTGGTTAATTATAATATGAAAGTACCACAGGTTTCTAAACAAAATGGGGTCAGAAATCCAAAGCAAGTCGGTCGAATGGCTTCGCGAAAGCTGTTTGTTCAAAAATTTTCCTGCAAATCCCCAGTTTATCATAATTGCAGGATCTATGCAAATGATGGGCGTTTGCTGTGTTACTGTGACCGCAGAAAGCTTGAATGGTTAGCAATCATATATTCTCATATCTCTTTACAGCTTTTACCACAAAATGTGTATTTGACATGGTCAATGCTGTGTTCTTATAGGTATCTTCGTCGGAATTTGGCTAAACTTGTTGAGGACAATCCACCTGGAATTATGCTTCTTTTTGAGCCCAAAGGCCGTCCAGAAGATGAAGGCAATGATTTCTACATTCAAAGTAAGAAAAATATGTGTGTTGGCTGCGGTGAAAGAAATCATTATTTACGGTACCGAATTATTCCCTCATGCTACAGAATGCACTTCCCTGAACATTTGAAAAGCCACCGTTCTCATGATATTGTCCTACTATGCGTGGACTGTCACGAAATTGCTCATGCCGCTGCAGAGAAGTATAAAAGAAAGATTGCTGCAGAATTTGGGATTCCACTTTTTGTTCGTAAAGTGGTTGATTCGCAACAAGCTCAATCTTTATCTGGGGCATCTGTGCCTGCAACAACTGTTGAGGAAGCAGGTGTATCTCCTTTACAGTTGCGAACTGCTGCTATGGCTCTTTTGCGCCATGGATCAACAATGCCATCCAAGCGCCGTGAGGAACTGACAGAGGTACAcagacacacacatatatatagatctTCATTTTTGCAAAATTATCACCAACGTAGATCAGGTTTCTGTAGTTTAATAAAGCAAACTTGAAGCCAAATATTACAACTCTTGCATTGATCTCATCATTCATATTACCATGATTATGATGAGGTCTCTGTACTGTTCCTGTTATTAAAATTATcttcttttgtttattttagGGGGTTAGTATGTATGAATTCAAATTTCCACTTTACAGATTGTTATGACATTTTATGGAGGGAGGCAAATCTCTGAGGAAGATTTAGAAAAGGCTTTGCTTGTTGGGATGACTCCTCATGAGAAAAGACGACTTCAGAAGAAGAAAGGGTTTTCTTTTCAACATTCTAGAGGGAGTATTTCTTCAGATGCAGAGGAGATAATTACTGTTAACATGTCCACATCTGCCACTCCAGATGCTTCAGAAGTTGATACTGTACATGAATCTTGCACCAATGAAGCCAAAGCATCTATGATAGACCAAGATGAAGATGTTTTCACAGTGAAGGATGCTGATTTAGGCAACTCCACTTTAGATTTGAGGATTGATGAAAAAGCATCTCCAAGGAATGAGAAGAACATGAGTTCAGAGATAACCAGAGTGTCCGATACTACACTTGTTTCTGTTGTCAATGGTGATGCTATTTATGACGGTAGAAGTACACCAAATGGATCAGTACACTTCCGTTCTACTTCCAAACGTAATCATAAATCAAAACACTCCCTCTTAGGACATGGTCCACATGGAAGGCAAGTTGTGGATCATCTGCTAAAGGAATCCGGAGAAGATGGTATTAGTCAGTTCTGTCAAAGGTGGAGACAAGTATTTGTTGAAACTGTTCATCCCCGTTTTTTACCT encodes the following:
- the LOC133726028 gene encoding protein RRP6-like 3 isoform X1, encoding MVKMIVAAALASLCVFFLYRRRRRNCPQTHCYLRDDPNKPQHGFKRVLADNSYSPFKHFNPADVGGADKNWNSHPYEAEITAVMESPPIELKCVTEHLDSEMREEYVWVENETQLKEMVEVLSREKIFGVDTEQHSLRSFLGFTALIQISTEKEDYLVDTIALHDSMSLLQPVFADASVCKVFHGADSDVLWLQRDFHIYVVNMFDTAKACEVLSKPQKSLAYLLESYCGVVTNKLFQREDWRQRPLSMEMVQYARTDAHYLLYIAGRLLAELDVLDNENSCPNDKFRFVLEASRRSNMICLQLYTKDIEASPGESAASSIFGRHLNGQGGISSASYEIQNSVRRLCAWRDLMARVHDESLRYVISDQAIVALAEKAPTNPADMLTTFAEADDNVDSSFNSGLSSPSPVVCSHLNDFHYLLQNKAGNPDDLLPMILQNCLGQKGSCPLSVFNYALLVNYNMKVPQVSKQNGVRNPKQVGRMASRKLFVQKFSCKSPVYHNCRIYANDGRLLCYCDRRKLEWYLRRNLAKLVEDNPPGIMLLFEPKGRPEDEGNDFYIQSKKNMCVGCGERNHYLRYRIIPSCYRMHFPEHLKSHRSHDIVLLCVDCHEIAHAAAEKYKRKIAAEFGIPLFVRKVVDSQQAQSLSGASVPATTVEEAGVSPLQLRTAAMALLRHGSTMPSKRREELTEIVMTFYGGRQISEEDLEKALLVGMTPHEKRRLQKKKGFSFQHSRGSISSDAEEIITVNMSTSATPDASEVDTVHESCTNEAKASMIDQDEDVFTVKDADLGNSTLDLRIDEKASPRNEKNMSSEITRVSDTTLVSVVNGDAIYDGRSTPNGSVHFRSTSKRNHKSKHSLLGHGPHGRQVVDHLLKESGEDGISQFCQRWRQVFVETVHPRFLPAGWDITHSGRRDFGEFSVYNPTKKASAVTSSF
- the LOC133726028 gene encoding protein RRP6-like 3 isoform X2, translated to MVKMIVAAALASLCVFFLYRRRRRNCPQTHCYLRDDPNKPQHGFKRVLADNSYSPFKHFNPADVGGADKNWNSHPYEAEITAVMESPPIELKCVTEHLDSEMREEYVWVENETQLKEMVEVLSREKIFGVDTEQHSLRSFLGFTALIQISTEKEDYLVDTIALHDSMSLLQPVFADASVCKVFHGADSDVLWLQRDFHIYVVNMFDTAKACEVLSKPQKSLAYLLESYCGVVTNKLFQREDWRQRPLSMEMVQYARTDAHYLLYIAGRLLAELDVLDNENSCPNDKFRFVLEASRRSNMICLQLYTKDIEASPGESAASSIFGRHLNGQGGISSASYEIQNSVRRLCAWRDLMARVHDESLRYVISDQAIVALAEKAPTNPADMLTTFAEADDNVDSSFNSGLSSPSPVVCSHLNDFHYLLQNKAGNPDDLLPMILQNCLGQKGSCPLSVFNYALLVNYNMKVPQVSKQNGVRNPKQVGRMASRKLFVQKFSCKSPVYHNCRIYANDGRLLCYCDRRKLEWYLRRNLAKLVEDNPPGIMLLFEPKGRPEDEGNDFYIQSKKNMCVGCGERNHYLRYRIIPSCYRMHFPEHLKSHRSHDIVLLCVDCHEIAHAAAEKYKRKIAAEFGIPLFVRKVVDSQQAQSLSGASVPATTVEEAGVSPLQLRTAAMALLRHGSTMPSKRREELTEIVMTFYGGRQISEEDLEKALLVGMTPHEKRRLQKKKGFSFQHSRGSISSDAEEIITVNMSTSATPDASEVDTVHESCTNEAKASMIDQDEDVFTVKDADLGNSTLDLRIDEKASPRNEKNMSSEITRVSDTTLVSVVNGDAIYDGRSTPNGSVHFRSTSKRNHKSKHSLLGHGPHGRQVVDHLLKESGEDGISQFCQRWRQVFVETVHPRFLPAGWDITHRV